AGGCCCCGGCTCTGGTCCAGCACGGCCAGTTGCAGGGTGCCGGGGTCCATGGTGATGCCAAAGCCGAACAGCAGCAGAAAGAGCAGCGGCAGCACGCCGGCCACCAGATAGGAAGACGGGTCGCGCACGATCTGCTGGAATTCCTTGCAGACAAGCGCCAGAAGCTGTCGCAGCCACAGGCGGTTCACGATGCGCCTTCCTTCGTGTGCTGCTGTGCCTCGATGCAGGCAATGAAGGCCTGTTCCAGGGTGGGGTCTTCCAGGCCCGTTTCGTGTGCGCAGGCCGCCTTGAGGGCATCCGGCGTGCCCATGCTGATGATGCGCCCGCCGTTGATGAGGGCCAGGCGGTCACAGTATTCGGCCTCTTCCATGAAATGGGTGGTCACCAGCACCGCCGTGCCGGCAGCGGTCAGGGCGGTGATGTGTTTCCAGAAATCGCGGCGGGTGCGGGCATCCACACCGGAGGTCGGTTCATCCAGAAACAGCACCGGCGGTTCGTGCAGGGTGGCGCACAGCAGGGCCAGCCGCTGTTTCTGCCCCAGGGGCAGGGTGTCTGTCCGGCTGTGCAGGTAGCTGTCCAGCCCCAGGGCCGAGGCCAGCTCGCCGATGCGTGCTTCCTGATGTTTCCTGTCCAGCCCGTAGAGGTCGGCGCTGATACGGATATTCTGGAGCACCGTAATGTCGGGATAGAGCGAAAATTTCTGGGCCATGTAGCCCAGGTGTGCCCGGGCGGCGCTGCCGGCCCGCAGCAGGTCCACGCCGTCCACGCGGCACTGGCCGGAGGTGGGCCGGGACAGGCCGCAGAGCATGCGGAAGGTGGTGGACTTGCCGGCCCCGTTGGGACCCAGCAGACCGAAGATTTCGCCGGCCCGGACAGTAAAGCTCACCTCGTCAGCCGCCACAAAGGCGCCAAAGCGCTTGGTCAGCTTGCAGGCCTGGATGCGCTCCGCAGCCTCGCCGTCCGTGACGGCATGCCGTTGCGTTTTTCCGTAGGGCGAAGGGGTGCGTATCATGCCGCCCAGGGCGCTCATATAGGCATCTTCCAGCGTGGGGGGCACGGCTTCGCCCTGTTCACGCCGTACAGCCTCCCGCACGGCAGGGGGGGCATCGTGGCGCAGCAGCAGGCGCAGGCGGCTGCCCTGCACCACCACATCTTCCACGGCATCGCAGCGCATCCAGCGTTCCATGGCGGTCCGCCGCTGTCCCGGCGCCGGCCTGACGGCATAGACCCGTCCCTCCGCCCGGCGGGCCATGGCTGCGGGCGGACCGGCATAGAGCAGGCGCCCTTCATCCAGCATAAGAATGTCCGGGCAGCGCGCCGCTTCATCCAGATAGGCCGTGGACCAGACAATGCTCATCCCTTCGCGGCACAGAGCATTGACCATGCTCCAGAGTTCCCGCCGGGAAAGCGGGTCAACGCCGACGCCCGGTTCATCCAGCAGCAGAATGCGCGGCGATCCCAGCAGGGCGCAGGCAATGCCCAGTTTCTGCTTCATGCCGCCCGACAGGCGCCCGGCCAGACGATGCACAAAGGGCGCCAGTGCGGTAAAGTCCAGCAGCCGGGCGAAGAGGCGCCGGCGTTCGTCGCCTTCCACGCCCCGCAGCCGGGCATGCAGTTCCAGATTGGCCAGCACGGAGAGGTCCTCATACAGGCCGAAGCGCTGCGGCATGTAGCCGATACGGTTGGGACTGTGACGGGCCACGTGCATGGCGTCCTCTCCCAGCAGGCGCACCGTGCCGGTGGTGGGCTGCATGAGGCCGGCCATGAGGCGCAGCAGCGTGGTCTTGCCGGCAGCGTCCGGCCCCACAAGACCGGTGATGCTGCCGGCGGCAAGGCGGGCCGTGATGTCATGCAGGGCTTGCCGCTGGCCAAAGCGCATGCCCAGTCCGTCCAGCTCTATGGCCGCATCCGTGCGGGCATGGAGGCTCATGGGGCGGGTGCCTCCGCCGGGGCATCATCCCGGAGAAAGACACGCACGGGCATGCCCTGCCGCATGATGTTTTCCGGGTCAGCCATGCGCACGCGCAGCCGGTAGACCAGAGAGGTGCGCACCTCTTCGGTTTCCACATTCTTGGGCGTGAATTCTGCGGCAGGCGATATGAAGCCCACCGTACCGGGAAAGCTGCGGCCCGGCGCGGCATCGCATTCCACCCGCACGGCCATGCCGGGGCGCAGGCGACCCAGGTGGGCCTCGTCCACGTAGACGCGCAGCCAGACCGGGTCCACGAGGCTCAGGGTAAAGACGGTCTGCCCGGCCTGCACGATGGCGCCGGCCTCCCGTGCCCGCGTCAGGACAATGCCCTTCTGCGGGGCCAGCAGGCGCGTATCCTGGCAACGGATGGTGGCCAGTTCCCAGTCCGCGCGGGCGGCGTTTACCACGGCCCGCTGCGAGGCAATGTCCTCTTCCCGGTAGCCCGTGCTCACAAGTGCCAGCTGTTCCTCGGCGGCCTGCTGCCTGGCGGCGGCATTGCGATAGGTACCACGGGCGTTGTCCAGCTCCTTCTGCGAGATGGCATTGCCTGCGCGCAGCTCCTCCACACGGCGCAGCTGAAGACGGGCATTTTCGGCCAGCGCTGCCGCTGCCTGCACTTCTGCCCTGGCGGAGGCCACTTCTTCACTGCGATATCCGTTTTCCAGGCGTTGCAGGCTGGCCAGCTGCCGTTCATACTCGGCCCGGGCGCGATCTTCCTCCCGGCGCAGCATGTCGTCATCCAGGCGGGCCAGTTCCCTGCCGGCATCCACGGCATCACCCTCGTCCACCAGCAGGGCGGCAATGCGGCCGCCCACGCGAAAGGCCACGTCCACCTGACGTATCTCCACATTGCCATAGAGGACAAGGGGGCCGTTGTCCTGTCCCCACTGTCGCCAGAGCAGCACGGCGCCCCCCAGCAGCAGAAGCGGAATGAGGAAGAATTTCCAGTTGTTGCGCATGGGCTGTCACTCCTTGCCTGGGCTGTGCGTCACGCTAACAGGCGCCGTCTGGACTGTAAAGGTCCGGTTTCGGCTTGCGTTGCGCCGCCGCAGAGGCTAGGAACAGGACCATGTGCTTTTCACGTTTTGCCAAGGATATGCCATGAGCACCTTTTCTGTTGATACGGCACGCTGCATCGGCTGCGGCCGTTGCGTGCAGGACTGCATCGGCCACTGCCTCGGCATGCCGGAAGGTCATGCCGTCATGCTGCATGAGGAACGCTGCATCGGCTGTCAGCATTGTCTGGCAGTGTGTCCCACCGGGGCCGTGTCCATGCTGGGGCATGGGGCGGAGCAGTGCCTGCCCCTGGCGGGCGCCCTGCCGCGCCCGGAAAGCATGGTGGCCCTTGTGCGCGGCCGCCGCAGCGTGCGCCGCTATGCGCAGGACAATGTGGACCGCCAGACGCTGACAGCCCTGTTCAATGCCTGCAACTACGCCCCCACCGGGGTCAATGCCCGTCAGCTCTGGGTGGGCACCATTGACGACATCGAGGTCATGAACGCCTTTCGCGCGGAGGTGTACCAGCGGCTGGACGAGCTGCTGGCCAGGGGGGCCATTCCCGACGATCCGCATACCCGGCAGTTCCGGGCCGCGCCCAGGCTCTGGAAGGAACGGGGGCAGGACATGCTGTTCCGCACGGCGCCGCACTGCGTGGTGGTGAGCAATGCCGCCGATGCCCCCTGCGGCCCGCAGGACCCGCTCATCTATCTGTCCTATTTCGAGCTGCTGGCCCAGAGTTACGGCCTGGGGACCACCTGGTGCGGCCTGCTGTACTGGTGTTTCCGCCTTTTTGTGCCGGACATGCTGGCCCGGTTCGGCATGCCGGAAGGGCACGAGCTGGGCTACTGCATGCTGTTCGGTCTGCCTGACGTGCACTACCCCCGCAGCATCGCCCTGCCCGATGCCGTGGTGCATCGCGTCCGCAGCTGGTAAGCCGCCGGGCTTGTCGTTCTGCCGTCCGTGCGTCACGGGCTGCACAAGCAAAAAACGGTCCCTCTGTCTGTCAGGGGGACCGTTTCTGCATGGCGCGGCAGAGCCATCAGGCATCAAGCCAGGCCGTGATGGCGGCGCTGACGCGGGGATCCACGGGGCTGTGCTCCGGCGCCTTGTCCCGGCCTTCGGCATGGCGGGTAAGAAACTGGTGCAGATAGGGGTCGTCCTGGGTTTCCAGCTGGGCCAGACTGCCGGAAAAGATGGCCGTGCCGTCCCGCAGCACCAGCACATGGTCGGCAATGGTACGCAGGCTGTCCAGATCGTGGCTGACCACCACGATGCTCATATGCGGATAGTGATGGTGCATGGACAGCAGCAGATTGTCCATGCGGGCGGCGGTGATGGGGTCCAGGCCGGAGGTGGGTTCGTCGCAGAGCAGGATGCGCGGTTCGGCAATGATGGCGCGGGCCAGGCCGGCCCGCTTGCGCATGCCCCCCGACAGCTGGTTGGGGTAAAAGTCGGCAAAGTCTTCCAGCTCCACCAGGCGCAGCACACGCAGGGCCGCTTCGCGGATGACGCTGCCGGGCAGGCGCACATGCTCGGTAAGGGGCAGGGAGACATTTTGCGCCAGGGTCAGCGCGCCCAGCAGGGCGCCATCCTGAAAGAGCACTCCCATGCGGCGGCGGATGCGGCGGGCTTCCTGCCGGGGCAGGGAGTACAGGTCCCGACCGCCCACGCAGACACTGCCGGACAGGGGACGGGACAGGCCGATGATCTGCCGCAGCAGGGTGGACTTGCCACAGCCGGACCCGCCGAGGATGACGGAAATGCGCCCGCCGGGCAGGGTGGCGTCAATGTCGTGCAGGACCACATGGCTGCCATAGCCCGCGCTGAGGTGGGAAAAGGTAATGGGCCAGACTTCTTCAGCCGGCGGAGAAAGCGGGGTGGGATGCTCCATGATGTTTTCCGGGATGGGAGTTCTGTGGTGCCCTTGCCCTGCTAGAGCAGGAAGGAGGTAAGCACATAGTCGGCCATGAGGATGAGCACGCAGGAAATGACCACGGCCGAGGTGGTGGCATTACCCACGGCTTCGGGGCCCACGCTGTCACGGCGCAGATGGGCGGTATAGCCCTGATGGCAGCATACCGTGGTGACCAGCAGGCCGAAGACCACGGACTTGATGAAGCCGCCGTTCACATCGGCCAGGGTGACGGCATGGGCGATGCGGTAGAAGTAGGCACCCTCGTTGATGCCCAGCATGGTGACGCCCGTGAGGTAGCCGCCCAGGATGCCGATGGTGTCAAAGATGGCCGTGAGCAGCGGGTAGGAAATGAGGGCCGCCAGCAGGCGCGGACTGACCAGATAGGCCATGGAATTGATGTCCATGACATCCAGGGCATCAATCTGGTCCGTAATGCGCATGACGCCGATTTCCGCCGCCATGGAGGAACCGGCACGCCCTGCCAGCATAATGGCCGTGAGCACCGGCCCCAGCTCGCGGATGAGCGACAGGGAGACGGCGGAACCGAGCATGCCCACGGAACCGAACTGGATGAGGGTGTAGTAGCCCTGCAGGCCCAGCACCATGCCGCAGAAAATGCCGATGAGGGCAATGACAAAGAGGGACTGGTAGCCGATGGCATAGAGCTGTTGCAGGGTCCGCCGGAAGATGCGCCGGCTGGTGAAGATGTGGCGCAGGCCATCCAGCATGAAAAGGGTCATGGCGCCCATGGCATTGACGCCGCGCAGACAGCGTTGGCCCAGTCGGGCGGGAATGGTCAGAAGGGACATTAGCGCCTCTTGCCGCCGCGCGGCGTTACGGGTTTTTTGGAGGTGCGCAGGGGGGTTCCCAGGCCCATGTTTTCCATTTCCTGGCGCAGATTTTCGGCGTCGCGCTCGGTGCCGCGCAGCATGACCAGCACCAGCTGCACCTTGCCGCTCTTGATGACGCGGGCACGCATGCCCTGACCGTTGAGCGTCTTGCGCAGCCGGTCGGCATCTTCCTTGTCACGAAAGGCCGCCACCTGATACACGTAGTCAAAAAGCGGTTCGGCCGGCTGGCTCGCCTCCCTGTCGGCTGCCGGGGCGCGCGTGGCCGTGGCGGGGCGGTCGGCCTGCGGGCTGGCCTGGCGCGCCTTCTGACTGTCCGGTGAGATGCCCCAGGCCGCCAGGCTTTCCCCCTGCGGCCGGGCAAAGGGATAGGCCGGCTTGGTGGCGGCCGTCGTTTTGTCCGCCGGGGTGCTGCCGGCCTGCTGGGCCGCTTCCTTGCCGGCATTCTGGCCGTCCGCCGCAGCGGCTGTGCCCTGCGGCGCGGCCTGTGGGGCCTGCGCGGATTGTGCGGCAGCCGGGGCGGCGGCGCCCTCCGGCAGCAGGGGGCTGTCCAGCAGGGGCTGGCGGGCACCATCTTCCGCCGCGGCCTCCTGCTGGGGCGGGTCGCTGAGCAGGGCACTGACCCGCTCCTCGGGGTTCTGCCCCTTGCCGATGACCACCCCCATGAAAAAGGCCCAGCCCACGGCCGCCGCAAAGATCACCACCAGCGCCATGAGCGCCAGCGGCGGCAGGTGAAAGAGTACGCGCGGTGCGGGGCCGTCATCCTGTCGGGATGCGGCGGGGATGCGCTGACGCACTTTGCGCAGGGGCTGGGGCATGCGGTGCTGGCTCACTTACATGGTTTCCGGCGCGCTGACGCCGAGAATATCCAGGCCGTTGCGCAGAACCTGCCCGATGGCCCGCAGCAGGGCCAGCCTGGCGCGGGTGCGGGCCTCGTCCTCAGCCACCAGAACCTGATGCCTGGCGTAGTAGCTGTGCAGCATGCCGGCCAGGTCCATGAGAAAATGGCTGACGTGGTGCACGGCCAGGGTCTGGGCGGCGGTGGCGATCATGTCTTCCATGCCGGCAGCCTTGCGCAGCAGGGCCATGTCCTCCGGCGTGTCCAGGGCCGCCAGCAGGGCAAGGTCGCTCTGCGGGGGCAGGGTGATGCCGCGCTCCCCGGCCCGGCGCAGCACGGCACAGATACGGGCATGGGCGTACTGCACATAGTAGACGGGATTGTCCAGGCTGCGCTGCTTGGCCAGTTCCAGGTCAAAGTCCAGGGGGCTGTCGCTCTTGCGGGACAGGAACATGAAGCGGGCCGCATCGGTGCCCACTTCCTTGATGACATCGGCCAGGGTCTCGAAGGTGCCGGCCCGGGTGGACATGCTGACGGGCTGACCGTTCTGCAGCAGGTTGACCAGCTGGATGAGCACCACGTCAAAGCTGTCGCGGGGCTGCCCCATGGCCGCAATGGCGGCGCGCATGCGCGGCACGTAGCCGTGATGGTCCGCGCCCCAGATGTCGATGAGCCACTGGTAGCCGCGCTGGTACTTGTCGTGGTGATAGGCAATGTCCGAGGCAAAATAGGTCAGGGTACCGTCGGACTTGCGCAGTACGCGGTCCTTGTCGTCCCCCAGTTTTTCCGTGGCAAACCAGTAGGCATTGTCCTTGTGATAGGTGTGCCCGGCCTTGTCCAGGGCGGCAAAGGCCGCGTCCACCTTGCCACCTGTCACCAGCGTCTTTTCGGAAAACCAGTTCTGGTGTTCCACGCGGAAATCGGCCAGGTCCTTCTTGATGCCGTCGAGGATGTCGTTCATGGCGCGCTGGTAGCAGCGTTCCTTGCCTTCCTCTTCGGGCAGATCGGGCAGCGAGGGGTCTTCGGCCAGCATTTCCCTGGCAATGTCGATGATATAGTCACCGCGGTAGTAGGATTCGGGCCACTGCACGGGACGCTGCATCAGTTCCTGCACGCGCAGCCAGACCGACAGGCCCAGCAGGCGCATCTGCAGGCCGGCGTCATTGATGTAGTATTCCGTATGCACGTCATAGCCCGCCCGGCGCAGCAGGCGCGCCAGGCTGTCGCCCACGGCCGCGCCGCGCCCGTGCCCCACATGCAGGGGGCCGGTGGGATTGGCGGAAACGTATTCCACCAGGGTCTTGCGGCCCGCGCCCACGTTGCTGCGGCCGAAGTCCACGCCCTGCCGTTCCACATCCAGCACGGTCTGGCGCCAGAAATCCGGGCTGAAGGTCACATTGATGAAGCCCGGTCCGGCCACTTCGGCGGACAGGATGTCCGGGCAGCGCTGCGGCAGGGCGGACGCCAGGTCCTGGGCCAGATCACGCGGATTTCTGCCGGCTTCCTTTGCCAGCAGCATGGCCACATTGGCCGCCAGATCGCCGTGCTTGGCATCGCGGGGCGGCTGGATGACGGCTTTGGCGGGCCAGCCAAGGCCCTTTTCTTCCAGAAGGGTTTTCAGCGCTGAACGCAGCACATCGGTAGCACGCATGATATCCTCGCAGGGCGTCGGCAGAGCCTAGGCGCCGAAGTGTTCCAGGGTTTCGGGAGAATTGACCAGCTCCGTGACAATGTCGGC
The nucleotide sequence above comes from uncultured Desulfovibrio sp.. Encoded proteins:
- a CDS encoding ATP-binding cassette domain-containing protein, coding for MSLHARTDAAIELDGLGMRFGQRQALHDITARLAAGSITGLVGPDAAGKTTLLRLMAGLMQPTTGTVRLLGEDAMHVARHSPNRIGYMPQRFGLYEDLSVLANLELHARLRGVEGDERRRLFARLLDFTALAPFVHRLAGRLSGGMKQKLGIACALLGSPRILLLDEPGVGVDPLSRRELWSMVNALCREGMSIVWSTAYLDEAARCPDILMLDEGRLLYAGPPAAMARRAEGRVYAVRPAPGQRRTAMERWMRCDAVEDVVVQGSRLRLLLRHDAPPAVREAVRREQGEAVPPTLEDAYMSALGGMIRTPSPYGKTQRHAVTDGEAAERIQACKLTKRFGAFVAADEVSFTVRAGEIFGLLGPNGAGKSTTFRMLCGLSRPTSGQCRVDGVDLLRAGSAARAHLGYMAQKFSLYPDITVLQNIRISADLYGLDRKHQEARIGELASALGLDSYLHSRTDTLPLGQKQRLALLCATLHEPPVLFLDEPTSGVDARTRRDFWKHITALTAAGTAVLVTTHFMEEAEYCDRLALINGGRIISMGTPDALKAACAHETGLEDPTLEQAFIACIEAQQHTKEGAS
- a CDS encoding efflux RND transporter periplasmic adaptor subunit, with the protein product MRNNWKFFLIPLLLLGGAVLLWRQWGQDNGPLVLYGNVEIRQVDVAFRVGGRIAALLVDEGDAVDAGRELARLDDDMLRREEDRARAEYERQLASLQRLENGYRSEEVASARAEVQAAAALAENARLQLRRVEELRAGNAISQKELDNARGTYRNAAARQQAAEEQLALVSTGYREEDIASQRAVVNAARADWELATIRCQDTRLLAPQKGIVLTRAREAGAIVQAGQTVFTLSLVDPVWLRVYVDEAHLGRLRPGMAVRVECDAAPGRSFPGTVGFISPAAEFTPKNVETEEVRTSLVYRLRVRMADPENIMRQGMPVRVFLRDDAPAEAPAP
- a CDS encoding nitroreductase family protein, encoding MSTFSVDTARCIGCGRCVQDCIGHCLGMPEGHAVMLHEERCIGCQHCLAVCPTGAVSMLGHGAEQCLPLAGALPRPESMVALVRGRRSVRRYAQDNVDRQTLTALFNACNYAPTGVNARQLWVGTIDDIEVMNAFRAEVYQRLDELLARGAIPDDPHTRQFRAAPRLWKERGQDMLFRTAPHCVVVSNAADAPCGPQDPLIYLSYFELLAQSYGLGTTWCGLLYWCFRLFVPDMLARFGMPEGHELGYCMLFGLPDVHYPRSIALPDAVVHRVRSW
- a CDS encoding ATP-binding cassette domain-containing protein; translation: MEHPTPLSPPAEEVWPITFSHLSAGYGSHVVLHDIDATLPGGRISVILGGSGCGKSTLLRQIIGLSRPLSGSVCVGGRDLYSLPRQEARRIRRRMGVLFQDGALLGALTLAQNVSLPLTEHVRLPGSVIREAALRVLRLVELEDFADFYPNQLSGGMRKRAGLARAIIAEPRILLCDEPTSGLDPITAARMDNLLLSMHHHYPHMSIVVVSHDLDSLRTIADHVLVLRDGTAIFSGSLAQLETQDDPYLHQFLTRHAEGRDKAPEHSPVDPRVSAAITAWLDA
- a CDS encoding ABC transporter permease translates to MSLLTIPARLGQRCLRGVNAMGAMTLFMLDGLRHIFTSRRIFRRTLQQLYAIGYQSLFVIALIGIFCGMVLGLQGYYTLIQFGSVGMLGSAVSLSLIRELGPVLTAIMLAGRAGSSMAAEIGVMRITDQIDALDVMDINSMAYLVSPRLLAALISYPLLTAIFDTIGILGGYLTGVTMLGINEGAYFYRIAHAVTLADVNGGFIKSVVFGLLVTTVCCHQGYTAHLRRDSVGPEAVGNATTSAVVISCVLILMADYVLTSFLL
- a CDS encoding SPOR domain-containing protein → MSQHRMPQPLRKVRQRIPAASRQDDGPAPRVLFHLPPLALMALVVIFAAAVGWAFFMGVVIGKGQNPEERVSALLSDPPQQEAAAEDGARQPLLDSPLLPEGAAAPAAAQSAQAPQAAPQGTAAAADGQNAGKEAAQQAGSTPADKTTAATKPAYPFARPQGESLAAWGISPDSQKARQASPQADRPATATRAPAADREASQPAEPLFDYVYQVAAFRDKEDADRLRKTLNGQGMRARVIKSGKVQLVLVMLRGTERDAENLRQEMENMGLGTPLRTSKKPVTPRGGKRR
- the argS gene encoding arginine--tRNA ligase, which translates into the protein MRATDVLRSALKTLLEEKGLGWPAKAVIQPPRDAKHGDLAANVAMLLAKEAGRNPRDLAQDLASALPQRCPDILSAEVAGPGFINVTFSPDFWRQTVLDVERQGVDFGRSNVGAGRKTLVEYVSANPTGPLHVGHGRGAAVGDSLARLLRRAGYDVHTEYYINDAGLQMRLLGLSVWLRVQELMQRPVQWPESYYRGDYIIDIAREMLAEDPSLPDLPEEEGKERCYQRAMNDILDGIKKDLADFRVEHQNWFSEKTLVTGGKVDAAFAALDKAGHTYHKDNAYWFATEKLGDDKDRVLRKSDGTLTYFASDIAYHHDKYQRGYQWLIDIWGADHHGYVPRMRAAIAAMGQPRDSFDVVLIQLVNLLQNGQPVSMSTRAGTFETLADVIKEVGTDAARFMFLSRKSDSPLDFDLELAKQRSLDNPVYYVQYAHARICAVLRRAGERGITLPPQSDLALLAALDTPEDMALLRKAAGMEDMIATAAQTLAVHHVSHFLMDLAGMLHSYYARHQVLVAEDEARTRARLALLRAIGQVLRNGLDILGVSAPETM